In the genome of Bradysia coprophila strain Holo2 unplaced genomic scaffold, BU_Bcop_v1 contig_232, whole genome shotgun sequence, one region contains:
- the LOC119075964 gene encoding uncharacterized protein LOC119075964 — protein sequence MKRKQADHHHLKYVVMETKFVSGTFVEFMPQIWVIPPRNKKLAHEERSVVKFLFPRRLPNQSKDAYTRYVKQAKFNCTPTERNEKWELRDGRILKMGIDSLEEALDAEKFYSDYFSTAEDEIQEPSAAPSAKKTFSKKKKVEKDKPMDDSESDEGEHEQNAQPISNYNICFQADDQFLNQFITLDGDSDILGEFSQVMDDGSLELRSPVQAAQISQGTVFGEGNAPRVSDDLQIIGSTVFAGGNLLNLSNEKFASIELPTAAISESEDALDDDRYNDQQIDTIDQQQARCSSSGSCCKSHQKVLNKIDYLQKKVVQGNECVAPGKQFEPTTFVTGDKLTTSNSRTD from the exons ATGAAGCGAAAGCAGGCTGATCATCATCATTTGAAATATGTTGTGATGGAAACCAAATTCGTAAGCGgtacatttgttgaatttatgcCGCAAATATGGGTAATTCCTCCCCGAAACAAAAAACTTGCGCACGAGGAGCGCAgtgttgtgaaatttttgtttcctcGCCGATTGCCGAACCAAAGCAAGGATGCTTACACACGATACGTGAAGCAGGCGAAGTTTAACTGCACACCAACGGAGCGTAACGAAAAATGGGAATTAAGAGATGGACGGATTCTCAAAATGGGTATAG ATAGTCTCGAAGAAGCACTTGACGCTGAGAAGTTTTACAGCGACTATTTCAGTACCGCTGAGGATGAAATCCAAGAACCATCAGCTGCACCGTCagccaaaaaaacattttctaaaaagaaaaagGTGGAAAAAGACAAGCCGATGGACGATTCAGAAAGCGACGAAGGAGAACATGAACAAAATG CACAACCGATTTCAAATTACAATATTTGCTTCCAAGCGGACGATCAGTTTTTGAATCAGTTTATCACATTGGACGGTGATAGTGATATATTGGGTGAATTCAGTCAAGTGATGGATGACGGCTCATTGGAATTACGGAGTCCTGTACAAGCGGCTCAAATAAGCCAGGGTACGGTGTTCGGCGAGGGAAATGCGCCACGTGTGTCTGATGATCTTCAAATCATTGGAAGTACGGTTTTTGCTGGAGGAAATCTGTTAAATCTTTCGAACGAGAAATTTGCTTCAATTGAATTGCCGACAGCTGCTATCAGTGAGTCTGAGGATGCTCTCGATGATGACCGCTACAATGATCAACAAATCGACACAATTGATCAGCAACAAGCTCGTTGCTCTTCGTCAGGCAGTTGCTGCAAGTCCCATCAAAAGGTGTTGAACAAAATTGattatcttcaaaaaaaagtgGTGCAAGGAAATGAGTGTGTTGCGCCAGGAAAGCAGTTCGAACCGACAACTTTTGTTACAGGTGATAAGCTTACTACGTCCAACTCAAGGACAGACTGA
- the LOC119075973 gene encoding anaphase-promoting complex subunit 10-like produces MDTYWQSDGQLPHLVNIQFQRKTTINQIYIYTDYKLDESYTPSKISIRSGTHFNDLQEIEIVELNEPAGWVVIPIEDIREQPIRTFMIQIAVISNHQNGRDTHMRQIKIHSPIEGRNYLLEEYGPFSTLEFQQYRTLR; encoded by the exons ATGGACACGTACTGGCAATCGGACGGTCAATTACCGCATCTTGTCAACATacaatttcaacgaaaaaccACAATAAACCAGATTTACATCTACACCGACTACAAGCTGGACGAAAGTTATACCCCAAGCAAGATTTCAATTCGATCGGGAACGCATTTCAACGACCTGCAGGAAATCGAAATTGTCGAACTGAATGAGCCAGCAG GCTGGGTGGTGATTCCCATCGAAGATATTCGGGAGCAACCGATACGTACGTTCATGATCCAAATAGCCGTCATATCGAATCATCAGAATGGTCGTGATACTCATATGAGACagattaaaattcattcaccgATCGAAGGTCGAAATTATTTACTGGAGGAATATGGTCCATTCTCGACGCTAGAGTTTCAACAGTACCGAACTTTGCGCTGA
- the LOC119077180 gene encoding uncharacterized protein LOC119077180, producing MDSNNDSQRRGKRVGDTDIERHENPKKPKWQLPSDLASWSCTYKVKADCVTALLKTLRQYDFPDLMSDSRSLLKTPRDTRKMIRNVEPGEYIHIGIAEGIKYTLRQNEVDINKVEFIAIDYNTDGVQMTDSTDNVFWPIWCRLGSPRIGKPFLTGNYYSSTGQPKSFDAFMLDFVNEFKALTDEGLKIGFNKVVEIRMGIFLGDAPARCDVLGLKYPTGYYGCGRCTVIGTYANNRVCFTDLDAPLRTDKNFQERLQPEHHHISSLVEKRLELRCITQSPLDGMHLVYGCAVRRLLFWYNTDTVNYKLRLSATQIDLVNDMLNTAMLSKPREFARPVRDIKKYKKFKCTQLRQFLLYLSVVAMKKVLPKFQYEHLLLFVIGIRILSDEKQFKRKNEIAEKMLYEYVKTLRDTFGKFRLIYSTHNLLHLANECLKQNAPLDAFSMWEFETANSGLKEFTKRQGAYLEQSYNRTMEKYHKRFDFNTQTKTFPSLSMEIDKEYDEDYNVTETFFYRVEYKTFMLDSSDGNRWFLTKFGHVGRYDKAILKSDKIKIRCQVYKI from the exons ATGGATTCCAATAATGATTCACAAAGACGAGGAAAACGTGTCGGCGACACCGATATCGAAAG GCATGAAAATCCGAAGAAACCAAAATGGCAATTACCTAGTGATCTGGCTTCATGGTCTTGCACGTATAAAGTAAAGGCAGATTGTGTTACAGCTCTATTGAAAACTTTGCGTCAATATGACTTTCCCGACTTAATGAGTGATTCTCGGTCGTTACTGAAGACACCTCGTGACACACGTAAAATGATTCGAAATGTTGAACCTGGAGAATATATTCACATCGGCATTGCAGAAGGTATTAAGTACACACTGAGACAAAATGAGGTGGATATAAATAAAGTAGAGTTCATCGCCATTGACTATAACACGGATGGAGTCCAAATGACCGACAGTACCGATAATGTATTTTGGCCTATTTGGTGCAGATTAGGAAGTCCTCGCATTGGAAAACCTTTTTTAACGGGAAATTACTACAGTTCCACTGGTCAGCCGAAAAGCTTCGACGCGTTCATGCTTGATTTCGTTAATGAGTTTAAGGCACTGACAGATGAAGGCttgaaaattggattcaaCAAGGTCGTGGAAATTCGTATGGGAATATTTCTAGGAGATGCTCCAGCTCGATGTGACGTTCTAG GTCTAAAATACCCGACCGGTTATTATGGATGTGGGAGGTGCACAGTCATAGGGACTTACGCTAATAATCGAGTATGTTTCACCGATTTGGATGCTCCGCTAAGAACTGACAAAAACTTTCAAGAGAGATTGCAACCGGAACATCATCATATTAGCTCCTTGGTTGAGAAACGCTTAGAGCTGCGTTGCATAACACAATCGCCTCTCGATGGAATGCATTTGGTCTATGGTTGCGCGGTAAGACGTCTTTTGTTCTGGTACAACACTGACACAGTGAATTATAAACTTCGACTGTCCGCTACACAAATCGATTTAGTGAACGATATGTTGAACACTGCAATGTTATCGAAACCCAGGGAATTTGCAAGACCGGTGAGAGACATTAAAAAgtataaaaagtttaaatgcaCACAATTACGGCAATTTTTGCTGTATCTCAGTGTTGTTGCAATGAAAAAGGTGCTGCCTAAGTTTCAGTACGAACATTTGTTGCTATTCGTCATTGGAATTAGAATTTTGAGTGATGAGAAACAGTTCAAacgcaaaaatgaaattgcagAGAAGATGCTTTATGAGTATGTTAAAACATTAAGAGATACTTttggaaaatttcgtttaatttataGCACTCATAACTTATTACACTTGGCAAATGAAtgtttgaaacaaaatgcgCCATTAGACGCATTTTCGATGTGGGAATTCGAAACTGCCAATTCAGGCCTAAAAGAGTTCACAAAACGCCAAGGAGCATATTTAGAGCAATCGTACAATCGAACGATGGAAAAGTACCACAAACGCTTTGATTTTAATACACAGACGAAAACATTTCCGAGTCTGTCGATGGAAATAGACAAGGAATATGATGAAGACTACAATGTGACTGAAACTTTCTTTTATCGGGTAGAATATAAGACATTTATGTTGGACTCTTCTGATGGTAATCGATGGTTTTTAACTAAATTTGGTCACGTTGGTCGGTACGATAAAGCTATCCTAAAAtctgataaaataaaaatccgcTGTcaagtttacaaaatttaa